From the genome of Pelobates fuscus isolate aPelFus1 chromosome 6, aPelFus1.pri, whole genome shotgun sequence, one region includes:
- the LOC134565684 gene encoding C-X-C motif chemokine 10-like isoform X2, which produces MGKAFFAIFCSLLLILTCAQGLSIFGSQRCRCNGRGANAVTVKSMARLEIFPISASCDKLDIIATMKSGIQICLNPYSKMVKAMIANVTKKKG; this is translated from the exons ATGGGTAAGGCATTCTTTGCCATCTTTTGCTCACTTCTGCTAATCCTGACTTGCGCCCAAG GGCTGTCCATATTTGGGAGCCAGCGTTGCAGATGCAATGGACGTGGAGCAAATGCAGTGACTGTCAAGTCGATGGCAAGACTTGAAATCTTTCCAATAAGTGCCTCATGTGATAAACTGGACATCAT TGCTACAATGAAGTCGGGAATACAGATCTGCCTTAATCCATATTCTAAAATGGTGAAAgcaatgattgctaatgtgaccaAGAAGAA GGGATGA
- the LOC134565684 gene encoding C-X-C motif chemokine 10-like isoform X1, translated as MGKAFFAIFCSLLLILTCAQGLSIFGSQRCRCNGRGANAVTVKSMARLEIFPISASCDKLDIIATMKSGIQICLNPYSKMVKAMIANVTKKNDWPHKHI; from the exons ATGGGTAAGGCATTCTTTGCCATCTTTTGCTCACTTCTGCTAATCCTGACTTGCGCCCAAG GGCTGTCCATATTTGGGAGCCAGCGTTGCAGATGCAATGGACGTGGAGCAAATGCAGTGACTGTCAAGTCGATGGCAAGACTTGAAATCTTTCCAATAAGTGCCTCATGTGATAAACTGGACATCAT TGCTACAATGAAGTCGGGAATACAGATCTGCCTTAATCCATATTCTAAAATGGTGAAAgcaatgattgctaatgtgaccaAGAAGAA TGACTGGCCACATAAACACATTTAG